A single genomic interval of Scylla paramamosain isolate STU-SP2022 chromosome 4, ASM3559412v1, whole genome shotgun sequence harbors:
- the LOC135099758 gene encoding uncharacterized protein LOC135099758 has translation MVGTSHPCVLCRRAKHTHPQYVFHRFPKEGERSITWQNVVKSPHIVGKTVEQLHRSYKVCSLHFSPRNYVSGLPTSRLRSDACPDQNLESNQGPPPPVSQPPPPAVAQPPPPAVAEALLAAVAQPPPPAVAQPPPPAVAEALLAAAAQPPPPAVAQPPPPAVAQPPPPAVAQPPPPAVAQPPPPAVAEALPAAVAQSSSSPQPDNIAAAPNKDTMLTIKSGKMPCLHRQAKVHCSRLKMKNSAL, from the exons ATGGTTGGAACTTCGCACCCTTGTGTATTATGCAGAAGAGCCAAGCACACTCATCCTCAGTATGTTTTTCACCGTTTtccgaaggaaggagagag GAGCATCACTTGGCAAAATGTTGTCAAGTCACCTCACATTGTGGGTAAAACGGTGGAGCAACTGCATAGAAGTTACAAAGTCTGCAGCCTTCATTTTTCACCAAGGAATTATGTGAGTGGCCTACCAACCTCAAGATTAAGGAGTGATGCTTGCCCAGATCAAAACCTTGAGA GCAACCAAggtcctccacctcctgtatcccagcctcctccacctgctgtggcccagcctcctccacctgctgtgGCTGAGGCCCTTCTAGCTGCTGTGGCCCAGCCCCCTCCACCTGCTGTGGCCcagcctcctccacctgctgtgGCTGAGGCCCTTCTAGCTGCTGCGGCCCAGCCCCCTCCACCTGCTGTGGCCcagcctcctccacctgctgtggcccagcctcctccacctgctgtggcccagcctcctccacctgctgtggctcagcctcctccacctgctgtgGCTGAGGCCCTTCCAGCTGCTGTGgcccaatcctcctcctcacctcagcCAGACAATATTGCTGCAGCACCAAATAAAG acACAATGCTGACTATAAAATCAGGAAAGATGCCGTGCCTTCACCGTCAAGCCAAGGTACACTGCAGCAGGcttaaaatgaaaaacagcGCATTATAA
- the LOC135100120 gene encoding uncharacterized protein LOC135100120, translated as MKFSVPSEIIKYASNYLTDIQLKLFASQIRLEKVMKKGRRYTKTDASFALVLHHKSPKAYRFMSKIFALPAVRTLRSWLHSFEFKIGWNECIFKQLKEKADIMDKKDRVCVLMFDAVAIKSGLYYNTSKDKMEGIEDLGMYGRSDKVAKYAMVFMVRGLAHKWKQTLGYFLLNSSIKPDTLKNMILNCLTKLQEANLIPKDKMNIRLAPKLTDKHIYCNTFDKMRVCMATQVFSRTVAAGIDTHSSLGSLPKDAATTATFIYKMDMLFD; from the exons ATGAAATTTTCAGTACCTTCAGAAATTATTAAGTATGCATCAAATTATTTAACTGATATACAACTTAAACTATTTGCTTCTCAAATTAGACTtgagaaagtgatgaaaaagggaCGACGATATACCAAAACGGATGCATCTTTTGCATTAGTACTGCATCACAAAAGCCCAAAAGCATACAGGTTCATGTCAAAGATCTTTGCATTGCCTGCAGTAAGAACCTTAAGGTCCTGGCTCCACAGCTTTGAATTTAAAATAGGTTGGAATGAGTGTATTTTCAAGCAGTTGAAAGAGAAGGCTGACATCATGGATAAGAAGGACAGGGTGTGTGTGCTGATGTTTGATGCAGTTGCCATAAAGTCTGGCCTTTACTACAACACTAGTAAGGACAAGATGGAAGGTATAGAGGATTTAGGTATGTATGGGAGGTCAGACAAGGTTGCAAAGTATGCAATGGTATTCATGGTAAGGGGTCTGGCACACAAATGGAAGCAAACACTTGGATATTTTCTATTGAACAGCAGCATCAAGCCTGACACCCTCAAGAATATGATCTTAAACTGCCTTACCAAATTGCAAGAGGCTAATCTGATACCAAAG GACAAGATGAATATCAGACTGGCTCCCAAGTTAACTGACAAGCATATCTACTGTAACACTTTTGATAAAATGCGAGTATGCATGGCAACACAGGTTTTCAGCAGAACAGTTGCAGCTGGAATTGACACTCATTCATCCCTAGGATCACTTCCTAAAGATGCAGCAACCACAGCAACTTTTATTTACAAAATGGATATGCTTTTTGATTGA